A stretch of Myxococcus hansupus DNA encodes these proteins:
- a CDS encoding M16 family metallopeptidase, whose translation MSAPLSWKAAFTTLLLSSVPAAAQTAAAPPKAAAAPASQQGVTLPKATVVTLKNGAKVQLVERKELPLVSFSAWVRGGALGDPAGKEGLAALTGELLQKGAGSRDAKQFAETVDGVGGAIQVAANLEALVISGQFMSRDTGLMVELLTDLLTRPRFDAKELEKVRARKASEIAAAKDGDPRGLIGAYFQAFHFAGHPYGTPVNGSEASLPALTREDVLGYAKNHLGGDRLILSVVGDFDAKALAKKLEASLGGWARAATPVPTVPATASSKGRRVLLVDKPDATQTYFWIGNTGIARDDADRASVKLAETVFGGRFTSLLNTELRVKSGLSYGANSVFVRHSRPGPVVIASYTKTESTGRAIDMALDVLAGYRKSGMDDAMLTSAKSYVLGQFPPTLETGSQVAGKLSELAFYGLDASDVDGFASAVSATTREGIHGIIQRKLPTPEDLTFVLIGKASEIREMARKYGPVTEMKISDKHFAPPAKR comes from the coding sequence ATGAGCGCCCCCCTCTCCTGGAAGGCCGCGTTCACCACGCTGCTGTTGTCCTCCGTTCCCGCTGCCGCGCAAACCGCCGCCGCCCCGCCCAAGGCCGCCGCGGCCCCTGCCTCGCAGCAGGGCGTGACGCTCCCCAAGGCCACCGTCGTCACGCTGAAGAACGGCGCGAAGGTCCAGCTCGTGGAGCGCAAGGAGCTGCCGCTCGTGTCGTTCAGCGCGTGGGTGCGCGGCGGCGCCCTGGGTGACCCCGCGGGCAAGGAGGGCCTGGCCGCCCTCACCGGCGAGCTGCTCCAGAAGGGCGCCGGTTCGCGTGACGCCAAGCAGTTCGCCGAGACGGTCGACGGCGTGGGCGGCGCGATTCAGGTGGCCGCCAACCTGGAGGCCCTGGTCATCAGCGGCCAGTTCATGTCGCGCGACACCGGGCTGATGGTGGAGCTGCTCACCGACCTGCTCACCCGCCCGCGCTTCGACGCGAAGGAGCTGGAGAAGGTCCGCGCGCGCAAGGCCTCCGAAATCGCCGCCGCGAAGGACGGCGACCCGCGCGGCCTCATTGGCGCGTACTTCCAGGCCTTCCACTTCGCCGGGCACCCGTACGGCACGCCCGTCAACGGCAGCGAGGCGTCGCTCCCGGCGCTGACCCGCGAGGACGTGCTCGGCTACGCCAAGAACCACCTGGGCGGAGACCGGCTCATCCTCTCCGTGGTCGGTGACTTCGACGCCAAGGCGCTCGCGAAGAAGCTGGAGGCCTCGCTGGGCGGCTGGGCTCGCGCCGCCACGCCGGTGCCCACCGTGCCCGCCACGGCCAGCTCCAAGGGCCGCCGCGTGCTGCTGGTGGACAAGCCGGACGCCACCCAGACGTACTTCTGGATTGGCAACACCGGCATCGCCCGCGATGACGCGGACCGCGCGTCCGTGAAGCTCGCGGAGACGGTGTTCGGCGGGCGCTTCACCTCGCTGCTCAACACCGAGCTGCGCGTGAAGTCCGGCCTGAGCTACGGCGCCAACTCCGTGTTCGTCCGCCACTCGCGTCCGGGGCCTGTCGTCATCGCTTCGTACACGAAGACGGAGTCCACCGGCCGCGCCATCGACATGGCCCTGGACGTGCTCGCCGGCTACCGGAAGTCCGGCATGGATGACGCCATGCTCACGTCCGCGAAGTCGTACGTGCTGGGCCAGTTCCCGCCCACGCTGGAGACCGGGTCGCAGGTGGCGGGCAAGCTGTCCGAGCTGGCCTTCTACGGACTGGACGCCAGTGACGTGGATGGCTTCGCCAGCGCCGTGTCCGCCACCACGCGGGAAGGCATCCACGGCATCATCCAGCGCAAGCTGCCCACGCCGGAGGACCTGACGTTCGTCCTCATTGGCAAGGCGTCGGAGATCCGCGAGATGGCCCGGAAGTACGGCCCCGTCACGGAGATGAAGATCTCCGACAAGCACTTCGCGCCGCCCGCGAAGCGCTGA
- a CDS encoding M16 family metallopeptidase, with translation MFRQSLLWTSCLALLSGPVACAQTQAKAVAKPTVAAAPKLAAGIESRTLKNGLKVVVWPNHDIPSVVLYNWFRVGSRNEYPGITGLSHFFEHMMFNGAKKYGPGEFDRVMEANGGANNAFTSEDVTVYMDWFPRSALDVIFDLEADRLQHLAIDPKVTESERGVVYSERRSAIDNDNMGALMEQVQATAFVAHPYQFPVIGWPSDIESWRIEDLQRYYKTYYAPNNATLIFTGAVTPKEIFALAEKYLEPIPSQPAPEPVRTKEPEQQGERRIFVKKQAQAPLIQLAYHGMAGKDADVEALALLLSILSDGESSRLHRRLVEEERAALRVNTHFSPGFDPSLVWVYADLPPGADLTKVEALLTEELARVVKDGVTDAELQKARNIILSQFWRSLETNNGRGRALGAAETFRGDYRQLFEAPARYEKVTRDDVRKVATRVFNSQRRTVGWLVPADAEAATPDTRKEASR, from the coding sequence ATGTTCCGTCAGTCGTTACTCTGGACCTCGTGTCTGGCCCTGCTCTCCGGCCCCGTCGCCTGTGCGCAGACGCAGGCCAAGGCGGTGGCGAAGCCCACCGTGGCCGCCGCGCCGAAGCTGGCCGCTGGCATCGAGTCCCGCACCCTCAAGAACGGGCTCAAGGTCGTCGTCTGGCCCAACCACGACATCCCCAGTGTCGTCCTCTACAACTGGTTCCGCGTGGGCAGCCGGAACGAGTATCCCGGCATCACCGGCCTGTCCCACTTCTTCGAGCACATGATGTTCAACGGTGCGAAGAAGTACGGCCCCGGTGAGTTCGACCGCGTCATGGAGGCCAACGGCGGCGCCAACAACGCCTTCACCTCCGAGGACGTCACCGTCTACATGGACTGGTTCCCGCGCTCCGCGCTCGACGTCATCTTCGACCTCGAGGCCGACCGGCTCCAGCACCTGGCCATCGACCCCAAGGTCACCGAGTCCGAGCGTGGCGTCGTCTACTCGGAGCGCCGCTCCGCCATCGACAACGACAACATGGGCGCCCTGATGGAGCAGGTGCAGGCCACCGCCTTCGTCGCGCACCCGTACCAGTTCCCCGTCATCGGGTGGCCGTCCGACATCGAGTCGTGGCGCATCGAGGACCTCCAGCGCTACTACAAGACGTACTACGCGCCCAACAACGCCACGCTCATCTTCACGGGCGCCGTGACGCCCAAGGAGATCTTCGCGCTCGCGGAGAAGTACCTGGAGCCCATCCCCTCGCAGCCCGCCCCCGAGCCCGTCCGCACGAAGGAGCCCGAGCAGCAGGGAGAGCGCCGCATCTTCGTGAAGAAGCAGGCCCAGGCCCCGCTCATCCAGCTCGCCTACCACGGCATGGCCGGGAAGGACGCGGACGTCGAGGCGCTGGCGCTGCTCCTGAGCATCCTCTCCGACGGTGAGTCCTCGCGGCTGCACCGCCGCCTCGTGGAGGAGGAGCGCGCCGCCCTGCGCGTCAACACGCACTTCAGCCCCGGCTTCGACCCGTCGCTCGTCTGGGTGTACGCGGACTTGCCGCCCGGCGCGGACCTCACGAAGGTGGAGGCGCTGCTCACCGAGGAGCTGGCCCGCGTCGTCAAGGACGGTGTCACCGACGCCGAGCTCCAGAAGGCGCGCAACATCATCCTGTCCCAGTTCTGGCGCAGCCTGGAGACCAACAACGGCCGGGGCCGCGCGCTGGGTGCCGCGGAGACGTTCCGTGGCGACTACCGCCAGCTCTTCGAGGCTCCCGCCCGCTACGAGAAGGTGACGCGTGACGACGTCCGCAAGGTCGCCACGCGCGTCTTCAACTCCCAGCGCCGCACCGTTGGCTGGCTCGTGCCCGCCGACGCCGAGGCCGCCACCCCCGACACCCGCAAGGAGGCCTCGCGATGA
- a CDS encoding phospholipase D-like domain-containing protein: protein MFENFFRSQGNGNDPLEFLGKSDTVHRLQGLIDDAKKQVTLISPYVSIEKLRDLERKIRNALDRKVDVTLIMRAEDAHTRAPTGQGKEILLSLMSEGMRLAHVSDLHAKLYFSERHALITSLNLLESSFNNSIEIGVWVPANRPEYAQILKFIQDEIQPHRRDRIVRFDPLPRRKNAAPEPQQPPHGYCIRCQVDIEFDIGRPYCDKDFATWARYSDPHYEDKHCHHCGAAFNATKNKPLCRSCFVTLRPLFE from the coding sequence ATGTTTGAGAACTTCTTTCGCTCGCAAGGCAATGGCAATGACCCGCTCGAGTTCCTGGGGAAAAGTGACACGGTTCACCGGCTCCAGGGGCTCATTGACGACGCCAAGAAGCAGGTGACGCTGATCAGTCCCTACGTCAGCATCGAGAAGCTGCGTGACCTGGAGCGCAAGATTCGAAATGCGCTCGACCGCAAGGTTGACGTGACGCTGATCATGCGCGCCGAGGATGCACACACCCGAGCGCCCACGGGCCAGGGGAAGGAGATCCTGCTCAGCCTCATGAGCGAGGGGATGCGATTGGCCCACGTGAGCGACTTGCACGCCAAGCTCTACTTCTCCGAGCGCCATGCCCTCATCACCTCCCTCAACCTCCTTGAGTCATCCTTCAACAACAGCATCGAAATTGGCGTATGGGTCCCGGCGAACCGCCCTGAATACGCTCAAATCCTCAAGTTCATCCAGGACGAGATTCAACCGCACCGCAGGGACCGCATCGTCCGCTTCGACCCTTTACCCCGTCGGAAGAACGCCGCTCCAGAACCTCAACAGCCACCCCACGGCTACTGCATCCGCTGTCAGGTCGATATCGAGTTCGATATCGGCAGGCCGTACTGCGACAAGGACTTCGCGACCTGGGCCCGCTATAGCGACCCCCATTACGAAGACAAGCACTGCCATCATTGCGGAGCGGCTTTCAACGCGACCAAGAACAAGCCCCTCTGCCGAAGTTGCTTTGTGACGCTGAGGCCGCTTTTCGAATAA
- a CDS encoding TIGR02996 domain-containing protein, which translates to MSNHPEFPQKPLPEAAADGQWPMVLLGLLEAWRAAPHRELADRIARVGAKVAQEQPLSGDWETLANTRDATRLSLLLGALLDKGSVKARSRLESLGDWPTDPRIDRWVAAQYADPPFTSTGARPFWTRLAPLARRIRDAQARETLAKARAGYDSSVSWQEFLAGHLDRLQPELDAVRDVDLAPDLRKALDAIDQALNEATHATKPARSGDAAALLANVLTNPEDDDARAVLADVLLETGHPRGELIALQLEATRRALKSAEARRERELIKTARAELLGPLDAVLKPGCTFTRGFLSHAALKQGNARALASAIEKTVGHPLWSTVEHLEGFGDRDITPHEVMRSLRSIAQTDVGIDVLARLPKLESLATNRRHEAWPELASNPSAFPRLRALDAAFHPRQIPLFLTSPLATRLERLQLRLHASAGLHLDVDFLQTHVFERVASLKATDLTLRLVHNDARDWSSGCRFVHDATGALTATVFTTPMNEPFEAIVQADVLSLLEQAARLRPVKLVMAHQFRTAHRDALDARARELGA; encoded by the coding sequence ATGTCGAATCACCCCGAGTTCCCTCAGAAACCCCTCCCGGAGGCCGCGGCCGACGGGCAGTGGCCCATGGTCCTCCTGGGGCTGCTCGAAGCCTGGCGCGCCGCGCCGCATCGCGAACTCGCGGACCGCATCGCGAGGGTGGGTGCGAAAGTCGCGCAGGAGCAGCCGCTCTCCGGGGACTGGGAGACCCTCGCGAACACGCGTGATGCCACGCGGCTCTCGCTGCTCCTCGGTGCGCTGCTCGACAAGGGCTCCGTCAAGGCACGCTCGCGTCTGGAGTCCCTCGGGGATTGGCCCACGGACCCGCGTATCGACCGGTGGGTCGCGGCGCAGTACGCGGACCCGCCGTTCACCAGCACCGGCGCACGGCCCTTCTGGACGCGGCTCGCACCGCTCGCGCGGCGCATCCGCGATGCCCAGGCCCGGGAAACCCTCGCGAAGGCTCGCGCGGGATACGACTCGTCGGTTTCGTGGCAGGAGTTCCTCGCGGGCCATCTCGACCGCCTCCAGCCCGAACTCGACGCCGTGCGCGACGTGGACCTCGCGCCCGACCTCCGGAAGGCGCTCGACGCCATCGACCAGGCGCTGAATGAGGCCACCCACGCCACGAAACCCGCGCGCTCGGGTGATGCCGCCGCCCTCCTGGCGAATGTCCTCACGAATCCAGAGGACGATGACGCGCGCGCCGTGCTGGCGGATGTCCTCCTCGAAACAGGGCATCCCCGAGGCGAGCTCATCGCCCTTCAGCTCGAAGCCACCCGCCGGGCCCTGAAGTCCGCGGAAGCCCGACGGGAGCGCGAGCTCATCAAGACGGCCCGCGCGGAGCTGCTCGGTCCGCTCGACGCCGTGCTCAAACCCGGCTGCACCTTCACGCGGGGGTTCCTCTCACACGCCGCGCTCAAGCAGGGCAACGCACGCGCACTCGCGAGCGCCATCGAGAAGACGGTGGGCCACCCGCTCTGGTCCACCGTCGAGCACCTCGAGGGCTTCGGTGACCGCGACATCACTCCGCACGAGGTCATGCGGTCGCTGCGGTCGATTGCGCAGACCGACGTCGGCATCGACGTGCTCGCCAGGCTGCCGAAGCTGGAGTCCCTCGCGACGAACAGGCGGCACGAGGCATGGCCCGAGCTGGCCTCGAACCCCAGCGCCTTCCCAAGGCTCCGCGCGCTCGATGCCGCCTTCCATCCGCGGCAAATCCCCCTGTTCCTGACGTCACCGCTGGCCACGCGGCTGGAACGGCTCCAGCTCCGGCTCCATGCCTCCGCCGGACTGCACCTCGACGTCGACTTCCTTCAGACACACGTCTTCGAGCGCGTGGCCTCGCTCAAAGCCACCGACCTCACCTTGCGGCTCGTCCACAACGACGCCCGTGACTGGTCCAGTGGCTGCCGCTTCGTCCATGACGCAACAGGGGCGCTGACGGCCACCGTGTTCACCACCCCCATGAATGAACCCTTCGAGGCCATCGTCCAAGCCGACGTCCTGAGCCTCCTCGAACAGGCCGCGAGGCTGCGGCCCGTGAAGCTCGTCATGGCCCACCAGTTCCGCACCGCCCACCGAGACGCCCTTGACGCGCGGGCCCGTGAGCTGGGCGCCTGA
- a CDS encoding sigma-70 family RNA polymerase sigma factor, with translation MEAISLNMSCESPELVVAAEVVESRVRAHMELVRRLAWKYRWTGLSMEELVAEGNVGLMEAAGRFEDRGVPFAAYASQWIRARIRAYVGRNWSMGGGRAPWVVFQLRRERARLESRWGEGHPEVEKRLAEALGKREDEVARAMEALSRDVSLDAPLSQDSEFTRMDMLMADADSQEDLVDRAQWARRLRASVDEAWPELDARERALVEERMLAEDGVSAELLARRFGVTAVRIRQIEQGLRTKLRRRMTASLTAWDGEAMSLAA, from the coding sequence ATGGAAGCCATCAGCCTGAACATGTCCTGTGAGTCCCCTGAGCTCGTGGTTGCGGCCGAGGTCGTGGAGTCACGCGTGCGTGCGCACATGGAGCTCGTGCGGCGGCTGGCGTGGAAATACCGGTGGACCGGCCTGTCGATGGAGGAGCTGGTGGCGGAGGGCAATGTCGGGTTGATGGAAGCGGCGGGACGTTTCGAGGACCGCGGGGTGCCGTTCGCCGCCTACGCGAGCCAGTGGATTCGCGCGCGCATCCGGGCCTACGTGGGCCGCAACTGGAGCATGGGCGGCGGGCGGGCGCCGTGGGTGGTGTTCCAGCTCCGCCGGGAGCGGGCGCGGCTGGAGTCCCGGTGGGGCGAGGGCCACCCGGAGGTGGAGAAGCGGCTCGCCGAGGCGCTGGGCAAGCGGGAGGACGAGGTGGCACGCGCCATGGAGGCGCTCTCGCGGGACGTGTCCCTGGACGCGCCGCTGTCGCAGGACTCGGAGTTCACCCGCATGGACATGCTGATGGCGGACGCCGACTCCCAGGAGGACCTGGTGGACCGGGCGCAGTGGGCGCGGCGGCTCCGGGCGAGCGTGGACGAGGCCTGGCCGGAGCTGGACGCCCGCGAGCGGGCGCTGGTGGAGGAGCGGATGTTGGCGGAGGACGGGGTGAGCGCCGAGCTGCTGGCGCGCCGCTTCGGGGTGACGGCGGTGCGCATCCGGCAGATCGAACAGGGCCTGCGGACGAAGCTGCGCCGCCGGATGACGGCCAGTCTCACGGCCTGGGACGGGGAGGCCATGTCCCTGGCGGCCTGA
- the nhaR gene encoding transcriptional activator NhaR encodes MSWLNYHHLLYFWTVARAGSIAKAGEELHLAQPTISSQLKLLEESLGHKLFERQGRKLVLTDVGRTVMRYADEIFRLGNELKNVVSGLPPGQQLRLNVGVLDVIPKLVAEQLLKPALEAGPSLRIICREGPLPQLLASLALHELDVVLADAPSSEPVSVRSFNHLLGKCGVSFFAAGKLLELKENFPQSLDGAPVLLPSDESSARRSMDLWFERKGLRPVIAGDFDDSALLQAFGQRGHGVFAMPTAIEAEVERQFNCSVIGRTDEIETCFYAITVERKIRHPAVVTIAEAARSHIFSD; translated from the coding sequence ATGAGCTGGCTCAACTACCACCACCTCCTGTACTTCTGGACGGTTGCTCGGGCCGGAAGCATCGCCAAGGCGGGCGAGGAGCTGCACCTCGCGCAGCCCACCATCAGCAGCCAGCTCAAGCTCCTGGAGGAGTCGCTGGGCCACAAGCTGTTCGAGCGGCAGGGCCGCAAGCTGGTGCTCACCGACGTGGGCCGCACGGTGATGCGCTACGCGGATGAAATCTTCCGCCTGGGCAACGAGCTGAAGAACGTCGTCTCCGGCCTGCCGCCCGGGCAGCAGCTTCGGCTCAACGTCGGGGTGCTCGACGTCATCCCGAAGCTGGTCGCGGAACAGCTCCTCAAGCCCGCGCTCGAGGCGGGTCCTTCGCTGCGCATCATCTGCCGTGAGGGTCCGCTGCCCCAACTGCTCGCGTCGCTCGCCCTGCATGAATTGGATGTGGTGCTCGCGGACGCGCCCAGCTCCGAGCCAGTCAGCGTGCGCTCGTTCAATCACTTGCTGGGCAAGTGCGGCGTGTCCTTCTTCGCGGCGGGGAAGCTGCTCGAGCTCAAGGAGAACTTCCCCCAGTCACTGGACGGCGCGCCCGTGCTGCTGCCGTCGGACGAGTCCTCCGCGCGCCGCTCCATGGACCTGTGGTTCGAACGCAAGGGCCTGCGCCCCGTCATCGCGGGCGACTTCGACGACAGCGCGCTCCTTCAAGCCTTCGGACAACGCGGGCACGGCGTCTTCGCCATGCCCACCGCCATCGAGGCGGAGGTCGAGCGCCAGTTCAACTGCTCCGTCATCGGCCGGACCGACGAAATCGAGACCTGCTTCTACGCCATCACCGTGGAGCGCAAGATTCGCCACCCCGCCGTCGTCACCATCGCCGAGGCGGCGCGCTCGCACATCTTCAGCGATTGA
- a CDS encoding amidohydrolase has protein sequence METTVYLAERVWTLDAARPRAQALAVRDGRLLAVGTRDEVTAAAGPGARQVDLGAATVVPGLVDAHAHIHGLGRSLTTVRLEQAGSVDEVIHRLSEAPASSFQGDWLLGRGWDQNAWPGGAFPGRQELDARFPSTPVFLTRVDHHAAWVNGEALRRAGITRDTPDPEGGRILKDVHGEPTGVLVDNAMDVVSAVMPPPSRAQLEARLRAALTRCAQVGLTGVHDAGMELDAFRMLQSWDAAGTLPLRVYAMAAGQGDERHTYLDQGPWQGRMLAMRSVKFLSDGALGSRGAALHEDYCDEPGQRGLLLLPPEELASRAHAFMARGFQVCIHAIGDRANTLVLDVLLRASEATGTQALRHRVEHAQILRVDDIRRLGAAGLVASVQPTHATSDMRWADARLGQARLKGAYAWRSLRDAGAHLALGSDFPIENPDVLAGLYAARTRQDASGWPASGWRPEERLTAHEALEGFTTGPAWASFDEDRRGRLVAGLDADFVALSEDPLEGPASALVKARVIATVVAGAEVYRAPPSA, from the coding sequence GTGGAGACGACCGTCTATCTGGCGGAGCGGGTGTGGACGTTGGATGCGGCGAGGCCTCGGGCCCAGGCGCTGGCGGTGCGTGATGGGCGCCTGTTGGCCGTGGGGACTCGCGACGAAGTGACCGCCGCGGCGGGGCCGGGCGCGCGTCAGGTGGACCTGGGCGCGGCCACCGTGGTGCCGGGGCTGGTGGACGCGCACGCGCACATTCATGGCTTGGGACGGAGCCTGACGACGGTGCGGCTGGAGCAGGCCGGCTCCGTGGATGAGGTCATCCATCGCCTGTCCGAAGCGCCCGCCTCCAGCTTCCAGGGAGACTGGCTGCTGGGGCGAGGCTGGGACCAGAACGCGTGGCCCGGCGGCGCGTTTCCGGGACGCCAGGAACTGGATGCCCGCTTCCCCTCGACGCCCGTGTTCCTCACCCGCGTGGACCACCACGCGGCCTGGGTGAATGGCGAGGCCCTGCGGCGCGCTGGCATCACCCGGGACACACCGGACCCGGAGGGCGGCCGCATCCTCAAGGACGTCCACGGCGAGCCCACGGGCGTGCTGGTGGACAACGCCATGGACGTGGTGTCCGCGGTGATGCCTCCGCCGTCCCGCGCGCAACTGGAGGCCCGGCTGCGCGCCGCCCTGACGCGTTGCGCGCAGGTGGGGCTGACGGGCGTGCATGACGCCGGCATGGAGCTGGATGCCTTCCGCATGCTCCAGTCGTGGGACGCCGCCGGCACGCTGCCGCTGCGCGTCTATGCGATGGCGGCGGGGCAGGGCGACGAACGTCACACGTACCTCGACCAGGGGCCCTGGCAGGGGCGGATGCTGGCGATGCGTTCGGTGAAGTTCCTCTCCGACGGCGCATTGGGCAGCCGGGGCGCGGCGTTGCATGAGGACTACTGCGACGAACCCGGGCAGCGAGGCTTGTTGCTGCTGCCACCCGAGGAACTCGCGTCCCGGGCCCACGCCTTCATGGCGCGGGGCTTCCAGGTGTGCATCCATGCCATTGGAGACCGCGCCAATACGTTGGTGCTGGATGTGCTCCTGCGCGCGTCGGAGGCGACGGGCACCCAGGCGTTGCGGCACCGCGTGGAGCACGCGCAGATTCTCCGCGTCGATGACATCCGCCGCCTGGGCGCCGCGGGGCTGGTGGCGAGCGTGCAGCCCACCCACGCGACCAGCGACATGCGCTGGGCGGACGCGCGGCTCGGACAGGCGCGACTGAAGGGCGCCTACGCCTGGCGCAGCCTCCGAGACGCGGGCGCGCACCTGGCGCTGGGCAGTGACTTCCCTATCGAGAACCCGGACGTCCTGGCGGGGCTGTACGCGGCGCGCACGCGGCAGGATGCGTCCGGCTGGCCCGCGTCGGGGTGGCGGCCCGAGGAGCGGCTGACGGCCCACGAGGCGCTGGAGGGCTTCACCACGGGACCTGCCTGGGCGTCCTTCGACGAGGACCGCCGTGGGAGGCTGGTGGCGGGTCTGGACGCGGACTTCGTGGCGCTGTCGGAGGACCCGCTGGAGGGGCCCGCCTCGGCGCTGGTGAAGGCGCGGGTCATCGCCACCGTGGTCGCGGGGGCGGAGGTGTACCGCGCGCCCCCGTCGGCCTGA